One Kutzneria kofuensis DNA window includes the following coding sequences:
- a CDS encoding GAF and ANTAR domain-containing protein yields the protein MAGDRDQAIAAAISRLASANNVPVGIEHVCRACSAALGLAGVSLCTIGDLGLGEPIYATDVVSERAIELEITVGAGPGMQALRDGNVVMSTDLSSTAGLNQWPVLVPMLSSLGVQAVFAFPLAAAEVTIGVLELYRAYPGGLPMAALTDGQLFADYATALLLDSDCWRRGSDMADMLGGTLPEQWARVNLAAVVVSVQLGIGVTQAYQRLRAYAFTVDCQLREVADAVLEGGIQFTP from the coding sequence ATGGCCGGCGACCGGGACCAGGCGATTGCCGCCGCGATCAGCAGGCTGGCCAGCGCCAACAACGTGCCCGTCGGGATCGAGCATGTATGCCGCGCCTGCTCGGCCGCGCTCGGCCTGGCCGGGGTGAGCCTGTGCACGATCGGCGACCTCGGGCTGGGCGAGCCGATCTACGCGACGGACGTCGTCAGCGAGCGGGCGATCGAACTGGAGATCACCGTCGGCGCCGGTCCGGGCATGCAGGCGCTGCGGGACGGCAACGTGGTGATGTCGACCGACCTGTCCAGCACGGCCGGCCTGAACCAGTGGCCGGTGCTGGTCCCCATGCTGAGTTCGCTCGGCGTGCAGGCCGTGTTCGCGTTCCCGCTGGCCGCGGCCGAGGTGACGATCGGCGTCCTTGAGCTGTACCGCGCCTACCCGGGTGGCTTGCCGATGGCGGCGCTCACCGATGGCCAGCTTTTCGCGGACTACGCGACGGCGTTGCTGCTCGACAGCGACTGCTGGCGGCGGGGGAGCGATATGGCGGACATGCTCGGCGGCACGCTGCCGGAACAGTGGGCGCGGGTGAACCTGGCGGCGGTTGTCGTCTCGGTCCAACTGGGCATCGGCGTGACGCAGGCGTACCAGCGCCTGCGCGCCTACGCGTTCACTGTGGACTGTCAGTTGCGGGAGGTCGCCGACGCCGTACTGGAGGGCGGCATCCAGTTCACGCCGTGA